A single Xylanimonas cellulosilytica DSM 15894 DNA region contains:
- a CDS encoding TetR/AcrR family transcriptional regulator, which produces MTDVPTISARRERTRERLLDAAAQVFARVGFGGASVEAIAEAAGFTRGAFYSNFESKEELFLALTTRQAQQHLAALESAVAGLDAAVVRGGHVDRGVIRTVLATVTEGKTPESCWFLMNAEFELLAMRDPEIGARWTRQQAWMRDELATALTRLLADVGLRFAVDPPLAVELLLAAHAAASRDAYVAGEQVMASPALEALVDLVITTAD; this is translated from the coding sequence GTGACGGACGTCCCCACCATCTCGGCCCGCCGCGAACGCACCCGCGAGCGCCTGCTCGACGCCGCCGCGCAGGTCTTCGCCCGCGTCGGCTTCGGCGGCGCATCGGTCGAGGCCATCGCCGAGGCCGCAGGCTTCACGCGCGGCGCCTTCTACTCGAACTTCGAGTCGAAGGAAGAGCTGTTCCTCGCCCTGACCACCCGGCAGGCGCAGCAGCACCTCGCCGCGCTCGAGTCCGCGGTCGCCGGGCTCGACGCCGCCGTCGTGCGCGGCGGGCACGTGGACCGCGGCGTCATCCGCACCGTGCTGGCCACCGTCACCGAGGGCAAGACCCCGGAGTCGTGCTGGTTCCTCATGAACGCCGAGTTCGAGCTGCTCGCCATGCGGGACCCTGAGATCGGGGCCCGGTGGACGCGGCAGCAGGCCTGGATGCGCGACGAGCTCGCCACCGCGCTCACCCGGCTGCTGGCCGACGTCGGGCTGCGGTTCGCCGTCGACCCGCCCCTCGCCGTCGAGCTGCTGCTCGCGGCCCACGCTGCCGCCTCGCGCGACGCCTACGTCGCGGGCGAGCAGGTCATGGCGTCCCCGGCCCTCGAGGCGCTGGTCGACCTGGTGATCACGACGGCCGACTGA
- a CDS encoding cytochrome c oxidase assembly protein — protein MPGAVVVALVAVLAAGAYTVAFSAGAFSDPGVIVRWGRPVVDVLGNLASALTLGALVTAAAFVGPGRLQRTALTTAGAAAAVWAFVGVVGLVLQYAVLSGMRLDAPGFGPGLAQYLTEVELGRTGLIVVGLAAATAAAALAVRGAVGAMWTSVLPLAALAYQASTGHAAGAAGHSLAVGAMFLHLVGAALWIGGLGAIAVLVLATRRAAAASPNVSDARKPTDLRASDSSWEVAVPRFSQVASWCLVAVGFSGVVSAWVRLGAPSDLVGTRYGWLVVAKAVLLAGLGALGLAHRRRVVGVLAGVGRAGARPAAGARTARAGARTAGSSARTAGSSARTARSVGTTTTAERAFVRLAAVEVLVMGAVSGVAVGLASSAPPVPDDAALDTSPAFQLTGWPAPPELTGARWFTEWRLDPLFAFACVAGIVVYLLWTVRLRRRGDRWPVGRTIAWCTGVVVVGWVTNGGPAVYGEVLFSAHMVGHMVLALLVPMLLVLGAPVTLLMRAVPPRKDGSRGPREWVLGFVHSRWGRLVAHPVVAAIVFVTGMLVFYYTPLFDWSLGNHVGHVWMVVHFTLAGYLFANALVGIDPGPNRPGYPQRLVLLFATMAFHAFFGVALMSQTTLLAADWFGNMGLPWGTSALADQQRGGNLMWGIGELPTLALAITVAVMWTRSDEREARRRDRHADRTGDAELEEYNAMLARMAERDGARNLE, from the coding sequence ATGCCGGGCGCCGTCGTCGTCGCGCTCGTGGCGGTGCTCGCGGCCGGGGCGTACACGGTGGCGTTCTCCGCGGGCGCGTTCAGCGACCCCGGCGTGATCGTGCGCTGGGGGCGGCCCGTGGTGGACGTGCTCGGCAACCTCGCCTCGGCCCTGACCCTCGGTGCGCTCGTCACGGCGGCCGCGTTCGTCGGACCCGGCAGGCTGCAGCGCACCGCGCTCACCACGGCGGGTGCGGCGGCGGCGGTGTGGGCGTTCGTCGGCGTCGTCGGGCTGGTGCTGCAGTACGCGGTGCTGTCCGGGATGCGGCTGGACGCCCCCGGCTTCGGCCCCGGGCTCGCCCAGTACCTCACCGAGGTGGAGCTGGGCCGCACCGGCCTGATCGTCGTGGGGCTCGCGGCGGCGACGGCAGCAGCGGCGCTCGCGGTGCGCGGTGCCGTCGGGGCGATGTGGACCAGCGTGCTGCCGCTCGCCGCCCTCGCCTACCAGGCGTCGACCGGTCACGCGGCCGGGGCGGCCGGGCACTCGCTCGCCGTCGGCGCGATGTTCCTGCACCTGGTGGGCGCGGCCCTGTGGATCGGCGGCCTCGGCGCGATCGCGGTCCTCGTCCTCGCCACGCGCCGCGCCGCCGCCGCCTCACCGAACGTGTCAGACGCACGCAAGCCCACGGACCTGCGTGCTTCTGACAGCTCGTGGGAGGTGGCCGTTCCCCGGTTCAGCCAGGTCGCCTCGTGGTGCCTCGTCGCGGTCGGGTTCTCCGGCGTCGTGTCCGCGTGGGTGCGGCTGGGGGCGCCGTCGGACCTCGTGGGCACGCGGTACGGGTGGCTGGTCGTCGCCAAGGCGGTGCTGCTGGCCGGGCTGGGAGCCCTCGGGCTGGCCCACCGGCGCCGGGTCGTCGGCGTGCTGGCCGGCGTCGGCCGCGCTGGTGCCCGTCCTGCCGCCGGCGCCCGCACCGCACGGGCCGGCGCCCGCACCGCAGGGTCCAGTGCCCGCACCGCAGGGTCCAGCGCCCGCACCGCACGGTCCGTCGGCACGACGACGACGGCGGAGCGGGCGTTCGTGCGGCTCGCGGCCGTGGAGGTCCTCGTCATGGGGGCGGTCTCGGGCGTCGCCGTCGGGCTCGCCTCGTCGGCGCCACCCGTGCCCGACGACGCCGCCCTCGACACCAGTCCCGCCTTCCAGCTCACCGGCTGGCCGGCGCCGCCCGAGCTCACCGGGGCCCGCTGGTTCACCGAGTGGCGGCTCGACCCGCTGTTCGCGTTCGCGTGCGTGGCGGGCATCGTCGTCTACCTCCTGTGGACGGTGCGCCTGCGCCGCCGCGGGGACAGGTGGCCCGTCGGCCGGACGATCGCGTGGTGCACGGGCGTCGTCGTCGTCGGCTGGGTGACGAACGGGGGACCGGCCGTCTACGGCGAGGTCCTGTTCAGCGCGCACATGGTCGGGCACATGGTGCTGGCCCTGCTGGTGCCGATGCTGCTGGTGCTGGGCGCGCCCGTCACGCTGCTGATGCGGGCCGTCCCGCCGCGCAAGGACGGGTCGCGGGGGCCGCGCGAATGGGTGCTCGGGTTCGTGCACTCGCGGTGGGGGCGGCTCGTCGCGCACCCGGTGGTGGCGGCGATCGTGTTCGTCACCGGGATGCTGGTCTTCTACTACACGCCGCTGTTCGACTGGTCGCTGGGCAACCACGTGGGCCACGTGTGGATGGTCGTGCACTTCACGCTCGCCGGGTACCTGTTCGCCAACGCGCTCGTGGGCATCGACCCCGGCCCGAACCGGCCCGGGTACCCGCAGCGCCTCGTGCTGCTGTTCGCCACGATGGCGTTCCACGCGTTCTTCGGCGTGGCCCTGATGAGCCAGACGACGCTGCTCGCCGCGGACTGGTTCGGCAACATGGGCCTGCCGTGGGGCACGTCGGCGCTCGCGGACCAGCAGCGCGGCGGCAACCTCATGTGGGGCATCGGGGAGCTCCCGACGCTGGCGCTCGCGATCACGGTCGCGGTGATGTGGACGAGGTCCGACGAGCGCGAGGCGCGTCGCCGCGACCGTCACGCCGACCGCACGGGCGATGCCGAGCTCGAGGAGTACAACGCGATGCTGGCCCGCATGGCGGAGCGCGACGGCGCCAGAAACCTGGAGTAG
- a CDS encoding dihydrolipoamide acetyltransferase family protein has protein sequence MSTQRFPLPDVGEGLTEAEIVEWKVAVGDTVTVNQVIVEIETAKSLVELPSPWAGTVVALLAEEGDTVDVGTPIIEVSSTPVVEPVETTPPTPVADPADSTEPPSVVEPVETTPTAEGSGSVLVGYGTADAVAGRRRRRGTQPPALTQPTTRPQPPAAPPALSGAQGSAARRGPDNGSVVGGVSGAGSAGARRGPDTSSGAVRVAPDAGAVSVPAAGGNGDAAHGRVLAKPPVRKLAKELGVDLATVAPTGPGGIVTREDLVAHAEAAKPQTLATYADDDRPWLASGSVASDGRSTRVPVKSVRKRTAEAMVASAFTAPHVTVFHTVDVSKTMKLVAALKADREFADVRVTPLLIAAKAVLLAVNRHPEINASWDDAAQEIVYKHYVNLGIAAATPRGLVVPNIKGAHRLDLLHLAREIANLTATARAGRTTPADMSDGTFTITNVGVFGIDTGTPILNPGEAGILAFGAIRQTPWVHKGKIKPRWVTNLSLSFDHRLVDGELGSRFLSDVARVLEDPARALTWV, from the coding sequence GTGAGCACGCAGCGTTTCCCCCTGCCCGACGTCGGTGAGGGCCTGACCGAGGCCGAGATCGTCGAGTGGAAGGTTGCGGTCGGCGACACCGTCACCGTCAACCAGGTCATCGTCGAGATCGAGACCGCCAAGTCCCTCGTCGAACTGCCCTCGCCATGGGCGGGAACGGTGGTCGCGCTGCTCGCCGAGGAGGGCGACACGGTCGACGTCGGAACCCCGATCATCGAGGTCTCATCGACCCCGGTGGTTGAGCCTGTCGAAACCACCCCGCCAACCCCGGTGGCCGACCCTGCCGACTCCACTGAGCCGCCCTCGGTGGTTGAGCCTGTCGAAACCACCCCGACCGCCGAAGGTTCCGGCTCCGTCCTTGTCGGCTACGGCACCGCTGACGCGGTCGCGGGCCGTCGCCGTCGCCGCGGCACCCAGCCCCCGGCCCTCACCCAGCCCACCACCCGCCCTCAGCCTCCGGCCGCACCCCCCGCGCTGTCAGGAGCACAGGGCAGCGCCGCACGCCGTGGCCCTGACAACGGCAGCGTCGTCGGGGGCGTGTCAGGCGCTGGGAGCGCCGGAGCACGCCGTGGGCCTGACACGTCGTCGGGGGCGGTTCGCGTCGCGCCCGACGCCGGGGCCGTCTCCGTGCCGGCTGCGGGCGGGAACGGCGACGCCGCGCACGGACGCGTGCTCGCCAAGCCGCCGGTGCGCAAGCTCGCCAAGGAGCTCGGCGTCGACCTGGCGACCGTGGCCCCCACCGGACCGGGCGGCATCGTCACGCGCGAGGACCTCGTGGCGCACGCGGAGGCTGCGAAGCCGCAGACGCTCGCCACGTACGCCGACGACGACCGGCCCTGGCTGGCCTCCGGCTCGGTCGCGTCCGACGGCCGCAGCACCCGCGTGCCGGTGAAGTCGGTGCGCAAGCGGACCGCCGAGGCGATGGTCGCGAGCGCGTTCACCGCACCGCACGTCACGGTGTTCCACACGGTCGACGTCAGCAAGACCATGAAGCTCGTCGCCGCGCTGAAGGCCGATCGTGAGTTCGCGGACGTGCGCGTCACGCCGCTCCTGATCGCCGCCAAGGCGGTGCTGCTCGCCGTCAACCGCCACCCGGAGATCAACGCGAGCTGGGACGACGCCGCGCAGGAGATCGTCTACAAGCATTACGTGAACCTGGGGATCGCCGCCGCGACCCCGCGAGGCCTGGTGGTCCCGAACATCAAGGGCGCCCACCGCCTCGACCTGCTCCACCTCGCCCGGGAGATCGCCAACCTGACGGCGACCGCGCGTGCCGGCCGCACCACCCCCGCGGACATGTCCGACGGTACGTTCACGATCACCAATGTGGGCGTCTTCGGCATCGATACCGGCACGCCGATCCTCAACCCGGGCGAGGCGGGAATCCTCGCCTTCGGCGCCATCCGGCAGACGCCGTGGGTGCACAAGGGCAAGATCAAGCCGCGCTGGGTCACGAACCTGTCGCTGAGCTTCGACCACCGCCTGGTGGACGGCGAGCTGGGCTCCCGCTTCCTGTCGGACGTGGCCCGAGTCCTGGAGGACCCGGCCCGAGCCCTCACCTGGGTCTGA
- a CDS encoding alpha-ketoacid dehydrogenase subunit beta translates to MTTTTERVPGRPTTAATTGQQTITFAKAITLGLRAALADDPKTLVMGEDVGRLGGVFRVTEGLQDEFGEDRVVDSPLAESGIVGSAIGLALRGYRPICEIQFDGFVFPAFDQITTQLSKMHYRSRGRLTVPVVIRIPFGGGIGAVEHHSESPEALFAHTAGLRVVSPSTPQDAYDMIRAAVASPDPVIFFEPKGRYWSKGSVDLDAPPAAGILDTARVARAGTDVTLVAYGPTVATALKAADALAAEGTSAEVVDLRAISPLDIPAVVASVRRTGRCVVVHEAPTVHGIGAEVAARVTEEAFHHLEAPVIRVGGFHAPYPVAKLEHDYLPSVDRVLDAVDRSLAY, encoded by the coding sequence ATGACCACGACCACCGAGCGTGTTCCTGGCCGCCCGACCACCGCGGCGACCACGGGCCAGCAGACCATCACGTTCGCCAAGGCCATCACGCTGGGCCTGCGCGCGGCGCTCGCCGACGACCCCAAGACGCTGGTCATGGGCGAGGACGTCGGCAGGCTCGGCGGCGTGTTCCGCGTCACCGAGGGCCTGCAGGACGAGTTCGGCGAGGACCGCGTCGTCGACTCCCCGCTCGCCGAGTCGGGCATCGTCGGGTCCGCCATCGGCCTGGCGCTGCGCGGCTACCGGCCGATCTGCGAGATCCAGTTCGACGGTTTCGTGTTCCCCGCGTTCGACCAGATCACCACGCAGCTGTCGAAGATGCACTACCGCTCACGCGGTCGCCTGACCGTGCCCGTCGTCATCCGCATCCCGTTCGGCGGCGGCATCGGCGCGGTCGAGCACCACTCCGAGAGCCCGGAGGCGCTGTTCGCGCACACCGCCGGCCTGCGCGTGGTCTCGCCGTCGACGCCGCAGGACGCGTACGACATGATCCGCGCCGCGGTGGCCTCGCCGGACCCCGTCATCTTCTTCGAGCCCAAGGGCCGCTACTGGTCCAAGGGATCGGTGGACCTCGACGCGCCGCCCGCAGCGGGCATCCTCGACACCGCGCGCGTCGCCCGCGCCGGCACCGACGTCACCCTGGTGGCCTACGGGCCGACCGTCGCCACGGCACTCAAGGCCGCCGACGCGCTCGCCGCCGAGGGCACCTCCGCCGAGGTGGTCGACCTGCGCGCGATCTCGCCCCTCGACATCCCCGCCGTCGTCGCCTCCGTGCGGCGCACGGGCCGCTGCGTCGTCGTCCACGAGGCCCCGACGGTCCACGGCATCGGCGCCGAGGTCGCCGCGCGCGTGACCGAAGAGGCCTTCCACCACCTGGAGGCGCCCGTGATCCGCGTCGGCGGCTTCCACGCCCCGTACCCCGTGGCCAAGCTCGAGCACGACTACCTGCCGAGCGTCGACCGGGTGCTGGACGCCGTCGACCGCTCGCTCGCCTACTGA
- the pdhA gene encoding pyruvate dehydrogenase (acetyl-transferring) E1 component subunit alpha codes for MSDLATGEQGLLQLLDPAGVRTSTPENQPYRDRVAHLTADHLRAMYRDMVLTRCFDDEATALQRQGELALFAQARGQEAAQVGSAHALAPQDYVFPSYREHGVLHVRGVDPIDRLRLYRGEDHGGWDPREHNAHLYTLVLGSQVLHATGYAMGVQRDGLVGTGDPTRDTAVVAYFGDGTTSQGDVHEAMVFAAVNDAPTVFFLQNNQWAISEPTTRQAKVPLANRGLGYGIPSVRVDGNDVLACYAVTLEALERAHSGGGPTLIEAFTYRMGAHTTSDDPTRYRSREEEDYWRRRDPLDRLEAHLKATGAWDQTWWDGVEADAEALAARIRTETRELGAPPASAMFQHVYATPHATVADDAAWLAEYQEETAR; via the coding sequence GTGAGCGACCTGGCAACCGGTGAGCAGGGGCTGCTGCAGCTGCTCGACCCCGCAGGCGTGCGGACCAGCACGCCCGAGAACCAGCCGTACCGTGACCGGGTCGCCCACCTGACGGCCGACCACCTGCGCGCGATGTACCGCGACATGGTGCTCACGCGCTGCTTCGACGACGAGGCCACCGCGCTCCAGCGTCAAGGCGAGCTCGCCCTGTTCGCCCAGGCCCGCGGCCAGGAGGCCGCCCAGGTCGGCTCCGCGCACGCGCTGGCCCCCCAGGACTACGTCTTCCCCTCCTACCGCGAGCATGGTGTCCTGCACGTCCGCGGGGTCGACCCGATCGACCGCCTGCGCCTCTACCGGGGCGAGGACCACGGCGGCTGGGATCCCCGTGAGCACAACGCGCACCTCTACACGCTCGTCCTCGGCTCGCAGGTGCTGCACGCGACCGGGTACGCCATGGGAGTCCAGCGTGACGGCCTGGTCGGCACCGGGGACCCCACCCGCGACACCGCCGTCGTCGCCTACTTCGGTGACGGCACCACCTCGCAGGGCGACGTCCACGAGGCCATGGTGTTCGCGGCGGTGAACGATGCGCCGACGGTGTTCTTCCTGCAGAACAACCAGTGGGCCATCTCCGAGCCCACCACCCGTCAGGCCAAGGTGCCGCTCGCGAACCGCGGCCTGGGCTACGGGATCCCCAGCGTGCGCGTCGACGGCAACGACGTGCTCGCCTGCTACGCCGTCACCCTCGAGGCGCTCGAGCGCGCGCACTCGGGCGGCGGCCCCACGCTGATCGAGGCCTTCACGTACCGCATGGGCGCGCACACGACGTCGGACGACCCGACGCGCTACCGCTCGCGCGAGGAGGAGGACTACTGGCGCCGGCGGGACCCGCTCGATCGCCTCGAGGCGCACCTCAAGGCGACCGGAGCATGGGACCAGACCTGGTGGGACGGCGTCGAGGCCGACGCCGAGGCGCTCGCGGCGCGCATCCGCACGGAGACGCGAGAGCTCGGCGCGCCCCCCGCGTCCGCGATGTTCCAGCACGTGTACGCCACCCCCCACGCCACCGTCGCCGACGACGCCGCGTGGCTCGCCGAGTACCAGGAGGAGACCGCGCGATGA
- the hisC gene encoding histidinol-phosphate transaminase has translation MLSAVETPPNRGSDTHARVPLRPAVQALPPYVPGARPTPGEQLWKLSSNENPYGPLPSVIDAITRAATETNRYPDMYATELVEALASFVGVAPEQVVVGNGSVAVLAHLLSAVVDPGRDEVVFPWRSFEAYPIAVAVAGGRAVTVPLAEGGRLDLPAMAAAVTDRTSVVLVCTPNNPTGPVVHADELDALLAAVPSDVMVVIDEAYLEFVRDADAPDALALLARHENVVLLRTLSKAYGLAGLRVGYALAAPHLAAGIRAVSTPFGVSHVAQAAALASLAPAAQAELMQRVDALVAERTRVLDALVAQGWDLPASQANFVWLPLGERTTRCAAEARAAGVLVRPFAGDGLRVSIGETEANDAFLEVARGWIA, from the coding sequence ATGCTGAGCGCCGTGGAGACACCCCCCAACCGTGGTTCTGACACGCACGCGCGCGTCCCGCTGCGCCCCGCCGTCCAGGCGCTGCCGCCCTACGTCCCCGGGGCACGCCCGACGCCGGGGGAGCAGCTGTGGAAGCTGTCCTCCAACGAGAACCCGTACGGCCCGCTGCCGTCCGTGATCGACGCGATCACCCGTGCGGCCACCGAGACCAACCGGTACCCCGACATGTACGCGACCGAGCTGGTCGAGGCGCTCGCGAGTTTCGTGGGGGTCGCGCCGGAGCAGGTCGTGGTGGGCAACGGGTCCGTGGCGGTGCTCGCGCACCTGCTGTCCGCCGTCGTCGACCCGGGGCGCGACGAGGTCGTGTTCCCGTGGCGATCCTTCGAGGCGTACCCGATCGCGGTCGCCGTCGCGGGCGGTCGGGCCGTGACCGTCCCGCTCGCCGAGGGCGGACGGCTCGACCTGCCGGCAATGGCCGCCGCCGTGACCGACCGCACGAGCGTGGTGCTGGTGTGCACCCCCAACAACCCGACCGGCCCGGTCGTGCACGCCGACGAGCTGGACGCGCTGCTCGCGGCCGTGCCGTCGGACGTCATGGTGGTGATCGACGAGGCGTACCTGGAGTTCGTGCGCGACGCCGACGCCCCCGACGCGCTCGCGCTGCTCGCCCGGCACGAGAACGTGGTGCTGCTGCGCACGCTGTCCAAGGCGTACGGGCTGGCCGGTCTGCGCGTCGGGTACGCGCTCGCCGCCCCGCACCTGGCCGCCGGGATCCGGGCCGTGTCGACGCCGTTCGGCGTCTCGCACGTGGCGCAGGCGGCGGCGCTCGCGTCGCTGGCGCCCGCCGCGCAGGCCGAGCTGATGCAGCGCGTGGACGCGCTGGTCGCCGAGCGCACGCGCGTGCTCGACGCGTTGGTGGCCCAGGGCTGGGACCTGCCCGCGTCCCAGGCCAACTTCGTGTGGCTCCCCCTGGGCGAGCGGACGACGCGGTGCGCGGCCGAGGCCCGCGCGGCCGGCGTGCTCGTGCGCCCCTTCGCCGGGGACGGGCTGCGTGTGAGCATCGGCGAGACCGAGGCGAACGACGCGTTCCTCGAGGTCGCCCGCGGCTGGATCGCCTGA
- a CDS encoding phage holin family protein: MNFVVRVLVTALALWLTSLVIPSHLDVIDDGSKGGTVIAVLLVALVFNLVNLVVKPLVKLLSLPLYILTLGLFTLVVNALMLWLTVWITGQEWFSTRPVFGLEIHGGFWWYVLAALIIAVLQVVIGSFAPKRRR, from the coding sequence ATGAACTTCGTCGTGCGCGTCCTGGTGACAGCCCTCGCCCTGTGGCTCACGAGCCTCGTCATCCCCTCCCACCTGGACGTCATCGACGACGGCTCCAAGGGCGGCACCGTGATCGCCGTGCTGCTGGTCGCGCTCGTGTTCAACCTGGTGAACCTCGTCGTCAAGCCGCTGGTGAAGCTGCTCTCCCTGCCGCTGTACATCCTCACGCTGGGGCTGTTCACCCTGGTGGTCAACGCGCTGATGCTGTGGCTCACGGTGTGGATCACGGGGCAGGAGTGGTTCAGCACGCGGCCCGTGTTCGGCCTGGAGATCCACGGCGGCTTCTGGTGGTACGTGCTGGCAGCGCTGATCATCGCGGTGCTCCAGGTGGTCATCGGGTCGTTCGCCCCGAAGCGCCGCCGCTGA
- the purB gene encoding adenylosuccinate lyase has protein sequence MPPVTSTSPSRVSLADVTPPIALGPLDGRYRGAVAPLVDHLSEAALNRARIHVEVEWLITLCNGSVVPGAPTLSDDEVAYLRQIPATFGADEIAELAAIERETVHDVKAVEYFIKRRIAVASETIPGTNLPAAAELVHFACTSEDINNLSYALMVAGAIREVWLPAATELADQVADMARELADVPMLSRTHGQPATPTTLGKELAVLAHRLRRQLHRVQGAEFLGKLNGATGTYGAHVVAVPSADWPAVSKAFVEGLGLTWNPLTTQIESHDWQAEVYADVARYNRILHNLATDVWTYISMGFFTQIPVAGATGSSTMPHKVNPIRFENAEANLEISCSLLDTLGATLVTSRLQRDLTDSTTQRNIGPAFGHSLLAIDNVRRGLKALHANAALMAEDLDQNWEVLGEPIQSAMRAASVAGVAGMENPYERLKDLTRGQRVDAARMREFVGSLGLPSDVEERLQALTPASYTGLAARLVADYLG, from the coding sequence ATGCCGCCCGTGACCTCCACCTCGCCCTCCCGTGTGTCCCTCGCCGACGTCACCCCGCCCATCGCGCTGGGCCCGCTCGACGGGCGCTACCGCGGGGCCGTCGCCCCGCTGGTCGACCACCTGAGCGAAGCCGCGCTCAACCGGGCACGCATCCACGTCGAGGTCGAGTGGCTGATCACGCTGTGCAACGGTTCCGTCGTCCCCGGCGCCCCGACGCTGTCCGACGACGAGGTCGCCTACCTGCGGCAGATCCCCGCGACCTTCGGCGCGGACGAGATCGCGGAGCTCGCCGCCATCGAGCGCGAGACCGTGCACGACGTCAAGGCGGTCGAGTACTTCATCAAGCGGCGCATCGCCGTGGCCTCCGAGACCATCCCGGGCACGAACCTGCCCGCCGCCGCCGAGCTGGTGCACTTCGCCTGCACCAGCGAGGACATCAACAACCTGTCGTACGCGCTCATGGTCGCGGGCGCGATCCGCGAGGTGTGGCTGCCCGCCGCCACCGAGCTGGCCGACCAGGTGGCCGACATGGCCCGCGAGCTCGCCGACGTGCCGATGCTGTCGCGCACGCACGGGCAGCCCGCCACCCCCACCACGCTCGGCAAGGAGCTCGCGGTGCTCGCCCACCGCCTGCGCCGCCAGCTCCACCGGGTCCAGGGCGCCGAGTTCCTGGGCAAGCTCAACGGTGCGACCGGCACGTACGGCGCCCACGTCGTCGCCGTCCCCTCCGCCGACTGGCCCGCCGTCAGCAAGGCGTTCGTCGAGGGCCTGGGGCTCACGTGGAACCCGCTGACCACCCAGATCGAGTCGCACGACTGGCAGGCCGAGGTCTACGCCGACGTCGCCCGCTACAACCGCATCCTGCACAACCTCGCGACCGACGTGTGGACCTACATCTCGATGGGCTTCTTCACGCAGATCCCCGTCGCCGGTGCCACCGGGTCGTCCACGATGCCGCACAAGGTCAACCCGATCCGCTTCGAGAACGCCGAGGCCAACCTCGAGATCTCGTGCTCGCTGCTCGACACGCTCGGCGCCACCCTGGTGACGTCCCGCCTGCAGCGCGACCTCACCGACTCGACGACGCAGCGCAACATCGGCCCCGCGTTCGGCCACTCGTTGCTCGCCATCGACAACGTCCGGCGCGGCCTCAAGGCCCTGCACGCCAACGCCGCGCTCATGGCCGAGGACCTCGACCAGAACTGGGAGGTGCTCGGCGAGCCCATCCAGTCCGCCATGCGCGCCGCCTCCGTCGCGGGCGTGGCCGGCATGGAGAACCCGTACGAGCGTCTCAAGGACCTCACGCGCGGCCAGCGCGTCGACGCCGCCCGCATGCGCGAGTTCGTCGGCAGCCTGGGCCTGCCGTCCGACGTCGAGGAGCGCCTCCAGGCGCTGACCCCGGCGTCCTACACGGGCCTCGCCGCGCGACTGGTGGCCGACTACCTGGGCTGA
- a CDS encoding diacylglycerol/lipid kinase family protein has product MTRVAVVVNPTKFDDVDAARRTITEVCARHGVDDPLWIETTEDDPGSGQTREALAQGADVVCAFGGDGTVRAVGEVLAGGDVPLGLLPGGTGNLLARALDLPVDDAAEAMDVVLGGREERIDVGVLRADGEDERVFLVMAGMGLDAEMMDRTDDRLKAAVGWVAYAVGGLRAVLEGGFGVHLQLAGGPVVRRRVRAVVVGNSGRLQGGLALMPEARLDDGLLDVAVVAPRGVVGWVRALATLVTAGRGHRSLDRSQAPAVRMRADAPTQTQLDGDPVGAYRELEVRVRPGALRVKVAGTGGV; this is encoded by the coding sequence ATGACGCGCGTCGCCGTCGTCGTCAACCCGACGAAGTTCGACGACGTCGACGCCGCCCGGCGGACGATCACGGAGGTCTGCGCGCGTCACGGGGTCGACGATCCGTTGTGGATCGAGACGACGGAGGACGACCCGGGCAGCGGGCAGACGCGCGAGGCGCTCGCGCAGGGCGCCGACGTGGTGTGCGCGTTCGGCGGCGACGGGACCGTCCGGGCCGTGGGGGAGGTGCTCGCCGGCGGCGACGTGCCGCTGGGGCTCCTTCCGGGCGGGACGGGCAACCTGCTGGCCCGGGCGCTGGACCTTCCGGTCGACGACGCGGCCGAGGCGATGGACGTCGTGCTGGGCGGCCGCGAGGAGCGGATCGACGTCGGGGTGCTGCGTGCGGACGGCGAGGACGAGCGCGTCTTCCTCGTCATGGCCGGGATGGGTCTGGACGCCGAGATGATGGACCGCACGGACGACCGGCTCAAGGCCGCCGTCGGCTGGGTCGCGTACGCGGTCGGCGGCCTGCGCGCCGTGCTGGAGGGCGGCTTCGGCGTGCACCTCCAGCTCGCGGGCGGCCCCGTGGTGCGACGCCGCGTGCGCGCCGTCGTCGTCGGGAACAGCGGGCGGTTGCAGGGCGGGCTCGCGCTCATGCCGGAGGCGCGCCTCGACGACGGGCTGCTCGACGTCGCGGTGGTCGCGCCGCGCGGGGTGGTCGGCTGGGTGCGGGCGCTGGCGACGCTGGTGACCGCGGGACGCGGGCACCGCAGCCTCGACCGCAGCCAGGCGCCGGCCGTGCGCATGCGTGCGGACGCACCGACCCAGACGCAGCTCGACGGCGACCCGGTCGGCGCCTACCGCGAGCTGGAGGTGCGGGTCCGGCCGGGTGCGTTGCGGGTCAAGGTCGCGGGGACCGGGGGCGTGTAG